One window from the genome of Candidatus Didemnitutus sp. encodes:
- a CDS encoding cytochrome P460 family protein produces MTPRRLRPALLALVLLPFAALAHAADPAPAHAPFPEDFLQWKQVKAPDFTKVPAGQKPTQAGFVYANPAALEGLRTGSYPEGAVLVFDIFKVVTQPDGSLACGERASTSTMVRDARFAETGGWQFEDYDIASHAALEMNAAQACYACHTKVAPRQFVFTRLKS; encoded by the coding sequence ATGACCCCACGCCGCCTCCGTCCCGCGCTCCTCGCGCTCGTGCTCCTTCCCTTCGCCGCGCTCGCTCACGCCGCCGATCCCGCGCCGGCCCACGCCCCGTTCCCCGAGGATTTTCTGCAATGGAAACAGGTGAAGGCACCGGACTTCACGAAGGTCCCCGCCGGCCAGAAGCCCACCCAAGCCGGCTTCGTCTACGCCAATCCCGCCGCCCTCGAAGGCCTGCGCACCGGCAGCTATCCGGAAGGCGCCGTCCTCGTCTTCGACATCTTCAAGGTCGTCACGCAACCCGACGGCTCCCTCGCCTGCGGCGAACGCGCCTCGACCAGCACGATGGTTCGCGACGCCCGCTTCGCCGAGACCGGCGGCTGGCAATTCGAGGACTACGACATCGCCTCGCACGCCGCGCTGGAAATGAACGCGGCCCAGGCCTGCTACGCGTGCCACACGAAGGTCGCTCCGCGTCAGTTCGTCTTCACGCGGCTGAAGTCCTGA
- a CDS encoding ChaN family lipoprotein has protein sequence MRLARLAMLTAVATASVFANPAEFWLDLVTGEEAGNAEVFADLAKADVVYVGESHTIDRHHAVQLSVLQELHARGRALTLCMEQLEVRDQPTIDRFNAGALTFAQLATELAWEKKWKNYADYRALCEFAQQNSIPVRALNAPPDVIRAVSRGGGLAKLPPEQRATLPADIELNDAPYERLLNLQLAVHMAMDPAKLRPVFEAQVARDETMAANIAAARALIGPDGTPRAAVVVAGTGHVRFGLGTPDRVRRRLPGIVDRIVLSTESGQLKLTAADKAAMRDIEISHADLRALARPPGDYLRVLPLAAATPTP, from the coding sequence ATGCGCCTCGCACGCCTCGCCATGCTTACCGCCGTCGCCACCGCTTCCGTCTTCGCCAACCCCGCCGAGTTCTGGCTCGACCTCGTCACCGGCGAGGAGGCCGGCAACGCAGAGGTGTTCGCCGATCTGGCGAAAGCCGACGTCGTCTACGTCGGCGAATCGCACACCATCGACCGTCACCACGCCGTCCAGCTCAGCGTGCTACAGGAACTCCACGCCCGCGGCCGCGCGCTCACGCTGTGCATGGAGCAGCTCGAAGTGCGCGATCAGCCGACGATCGACCGCTTCAACGCCGGCGCGCTCACCTTCGCCCAACTCGCCACCGAACTCGCGTGGGAGAAGAAGTGGAAAAACTACGCCGACTACCGCGCGCTCTGCGAATTCGCGCAGCAAAACTCCATCCCCGTCCGCGCGCTCAACGCCCCGCCGGACGTCATCCGCGCCGTCAGCCGCGGCGGTGGCCTCGCGAAGCTCCCACCCGAGCAGCGTGCCACACTGCCCGCCGACATCGAACTCAACGACGCGCCCTACGAGCGCCTGCTCAATCTCCAGCTTGCCGTGCACATGGCCATGGACCCCGCGAAACTGCGCCCGGTCTTCGAAGCGCAAGTGGCGCGCGACGAGACCATGGCCGCCAACATCGCCGCCGCCCGCGCGCTCATCGGCCCGGACGGCACGCCGCGCGCCGCGGTGGTCGTCGCGGGCACCGGCCACGTGCGCTTCGGCCTCGGCACGCCGGATCGCGTCCGCCGGCGCCTGCCGGGCATCGTCGACCGCATCGTGCTCTCGACCGAGAGCGGCCAGCTCAAACTCACCGCCGCCGACAAAGCCGCGATGCGCGACATCGAAATCTCGCACGCCGACCTCCGCGCCCTCGCCCGCCCGCCCGGCGATTACCTGCGCGTGCTGCCGCTCGCCGCGGCCACGCCCACGCCGTAG
- a CDS encoding TlpA family protein disulfide reductase, which produces MKKYSLAIACAVVLLSGVARGDDPSAADAAYTKFKSVEATQFAWTSLPQQTEEQRAAREAARQQTNSAIAVAAAEFIAHAPNDARRWEAMQKIALSERRFEGPTAAADQLAWNALRKDCERQILDTPGVPAEQVEEFAMMQVVLARVAVYKEAERTGKFVPTPWREALDRFARRAPTSAMVVMLEHQYATFLIEQFPEQTDAALARWRQAIDEAARREPESPAAVANESQYVEVLVQQRPQQADVYLNQLAASSNPALAEMARGKLTAIAASRKPVDLRFVAVDGREFDLAKLRGKVVIVDFWATWCGPCLQELPNTKAAYAAFQPFGVEMVGISFDQAPKEGAQRNPADRTREQFIEATKKLGMTWPQYYDGKGRKNEIGQRFGVDSIPRVWVINQEGFMVTQYATGRTIWELLAKLTGHQVEVPKELAAEKGE; this is translated from the coding sequence ATGAAAAAATATAGCCTAGCGATCGCGTGCGCCGTCGTCCTCCTCTCTGGCGTGGCGCGGGGTGATGACCCTTCGGCGGCTGACGCCGCCTACACGAAATTCAAAAGCGTCGAGGCGACTCAGTTCGCGTGGACGAGCCTGCCGCAGCAGACGGAGGAACAGCGGGCGGCACGCGAGGCCGCGCGTCAGCAGACCAACTCGGCTATCGCCGTGGCTGCGGCCGAGTTCATCGCGCACGCCCCGAACGATGCCCGTCGCTGGGAAGCGATGCAGAAAATTGCGCTCAGCGAACGTCGCTTCGAGGGGCCGACCGCCGCGGCGGATCAGCTGGCGTGGAATGCCCTGCGCAAAGACTGTGAGCGGCAGATTCTGGACACGCCCGGAGTGCCGGCCGAGCAGGTGGAGGAATTTGCGATGATGCAGGTCGTGCTTGCCCGCGTCGCCGTCTACAAGGAGGCGGAGCGCACGGGAAAATTCGTGCCGACGCCGTGGCGGGAGGCCTTGGATCGCTTCGCACGCCGGGCACCGACTTCAGCGATGGTCGTGATGCTGGAGCACCAGTATGCGACGTTCCTGATCGAGCAGTTTCCCGAGCAGACGGATGCGGCGCTCGCTCGCTGGCGGCAGGCGATCGACGAGGCCGCTCGTCGTGAGCCGGAGTCCCCCGCCGCCGTGGCCAACGAAAGCCAGTATGTCGAGGTCCTGGTGCAGCAGCGTCCGCAGCAGGCGGATGTCTATTTGAACCAGCTCGCGGCGTCATCCAACCCGGCCTTGGCGGAGATGGCGCGCGGCAAGTTGACCGCGATCGCGGCGAGCCGAAAGCCCGTGGACCTCAGGTTCGTGGCGGTCGACGGCCGCGAGTTCGATCTCGCGAAGCTGCGCGGCAAGGTGGTCATCGTCGATTTTTGGGCGACGTGGTGTGGACCGTGTTTGCAGGAGTTGCCGAACACGAAGGCGGCCTACGCGGCCTTCCAGCCGTTCGGCGTGGAAATGGTCGGGATCTCGTTCGACCAGGCGCCGAAGGAGGGCGCTCAGCGCAACCCGGCGGATCGCACGCGCGAGCAGTTCATCGAGGCGACGAAGAAGCTGGGGATGACGTGGCCGCAGTATTACGACGGCAAGGGCCGCAAAAACGAAATCGGGCAGCGCTTCGGCGTGGATTCGATTCCGCGCGTGTGGGTCATCAATCAGGAAGGATTCATGGTGACCCAATACGCGACCGGCCGGACGATCTGGGAGCTGCTCGCGAAATTGACCGGCCACCAGGTGGAGGTTCCGAAGGAACTCGCCGCCGAGAAGGGCGAGTAG
- a CDS encoding TlpA family protein disulfide reductase, with protein MKLFTLRSLVLSALLLAVVSSVSAEEAAFKIGRPAPEFKAGRWVKHGPITRLEPGQIYIIEFWATWCSPCRAAMPHLTKLAHEYQGKLTVIGVDLFERLPGPEADRAVDKVIAQMGKDADYPICRDTADDHLLKNWFNPTKAAGIPTSIVVDGAGKIAWISSGMPFELDRVVKELLAGKFDYAKSAADFAGDPGNQETMLKVMEKFSAAMEAKDWRKAMDVWAEYPTFAAKMPALRFRSLVKFDAKQAFAEAQAAVEKAQRDPSDLLQRTTVQGYLSVLLQTDDLPTEYYAYALENLKADAKGNVFSALAQGAWRLGDAAQAVEYQAKFRDYLHDLPNGVGKQLLDQVDADLAKYQEAARRKSAN; from the coding sequence ATGAAACTCTTCACTCTGCGCTCGCTCGTGTTGAGCGCGCTGCTTCTCGCCGTCGTCTCTTCTGTTTCCGCCGAGGAGGCGGCGTTCAAAATCGGCCGGCCCGCGCCTGAGTTCAAAGCCGGGCGCTGGGTGAAACACGGTCCGATCACCCGTCTCGAACCGGGCCAGATCTACATCATCGAATTCTGGGCCACCTGGTGCTCGCCCTGCCGCGCCGCGATGCCGCACCTCACCAAGCTCGCGCACGAATACCAGGGCAAGCTGACCGTGATCGGAGTCGATCTCTTCGAGCGGCTGCCGGGTCCGGAGGCGGACCGCGCCGTGGACAAGGTGATCGCGCAAATGGGCAAGGACGCCGATTACCCGATCTGCCGCGACACCGCCGACGACCACCTGCTCAAGAATTGGTTCAACCCGACCAAAGCGGCGGGGATTCCGACGTCGATCGTGGTCGATGGAGCCGGAAAAATCGCGTGGATCAGCAGCGGGATGCCGTTCGAGCTCGACCGCGTCGTGAAGGAACTGCTGGCGGGGAAATTCGATTACGCGAAATCCGCGGCCGACTTCGCCGGCGATCCGGGCAACCAGGAAACCATGCTGAAGGTGATGGAGAAGTTCAGCGCGGCGATGGAGGCGAAGGACTGGCGCAAGGCGATGGACGTCTGGGCGGAATACCCGACCTTCGCGGCCAAGATGCCCGCGTTGCGTTTTCGCTCTCTGGTGAAATTCGATGCGAAGCAGGCTTTCGCCGAGGCGCAGGCCGCGGTGGAGAAGGCACAGCGGGATCCGTCCGATCTTTTGCAGCGCACCACCGTGCAGGGCTACCTCAGCGTGTTGCTGCAGACCGATGATCTTCCGACGGAATACTACGCCTACGCGCTCGAAAACCTTAAGGCTGACGCCAAAGGCAATGTGTTCTCGGCGTTGGCCCAAGGTGCCTGGCGTCTCGGCGATGCCGCTCAGGCGGTGGAATATCAGGCGAAGTTCCGCGACTACCTGCACGACCTTCCGAATGGAGTCGGAAAACAGCTCTTGGACCAGGTGGACGCGGACCTCGCGAAATACCAAGAGGCGGCCCGCCGCAAATCGGCGAACTAA